The DNA sequence TTGTGCTTCATTAATAGGTTTGTTAGCTATTAATTGGCAAACTAAACGTGCTTTTTGTGGAGAAATACGAACTCGATTTTGTTTCGCTTTTGCAATCATTGTATTTTACCTTTCAATTTCTAACGATTAGATGTGTGTTGTTTGAATGAACGTGTTGGTGCAAATTCACCCAATTTATGACCAACCATATCTTCTGTAACATATACATTAATAAAATTTTTACCATTGTGAACACTAAATGTATTTCCAACAAATTCAGGAAAAATTGTGCTACGGCGTGATCAAGTTTTGATTGGTTTTTTCTTTTCACTAGCATTCATAGCTACAACTTTTTTTAATAAACTTGCTTCAACAAATGCACCTTTTTTAGAACTACGAGACATAATTTTCCTTTTTTACTATTTGTTACGAATGATTAAATTACTTGAAGATTTTTTATTATTGCGAGTTTTTACACCCATGTGTCTTTTACCTCATGGTGTTCGTGGGGCATCACGACCAACTGGACTACGTCCTTCACCACCACCATGTGGGTGATCATTAGGGTTCATAGCTGAACCACGAACTGTTGGTCTAATTCCTCGGTGGCGATTACGTCCAGCTTTACCAATAACAACTAAATTATGATCTGGATTAGAAACAATACCTATAGTTGCTCGACATTGTTTTAAAAATTTACGCATTTCACCTGAGTTAAGTTTCAAAATAATGTATTTCCCTGTTTCATCAGAACCTAAGATTTGTCCATATGAACCAGCGCTTCTTGCAACTTGTCCTCCACGCTTTGGAGTAAATTCAATATTATGAACCATTGTACCTTCAGGAATGTATTCAAGAGGCATACAATTCCCTGGAATGATATCTACTGCTTTTTCACTTGAGACAATTTTATCTCCTAATTTGATATCATTTGGAGTAATAATATAAGTTTTAGCTCCGTTTTCATAAGTTACTAAACTAATGAATGCAGTACGGTTTGGATCATATTCTATTGTTTTAATTGTTCCAATTTTGTTGTCATACAAATTGCGTTTAAAATCAATTATTCTATATTTTCGTTTATGTCCACCACCATGGTGTCGAACTGTAATTTTTCCTTGATTATTTCGACCACTATGTTTAGATTTTTTTGTTAATAAAGATTTCTCAGGTTTATTAGTTGTTAAATGAGATTTGTAATCAATTACCGTAGCATGATGAATACCACTATTAGAACGGTTAACTATTTTTTTTACTGGCATAATAAACTATTCCTTTGAATTAGTCTTTGCATTTTTTTCAGCTTCAGGTTTTTCGCCTGTAACTAAAATTTCAATCCCTGGTGGCAAAGTTATGATTGCTATTTTCTTAGTTTTCGTATAACCAGGTTTTGCAGTTCCTGTTTTGGTTTTTACAGATTTTCGAATTTTAATATTAACACTTAATGGTGTAACGCCATAAATTGTAGTAAATGCTTGCTTTACTAAAGTTTTATTAGCTCTTAAATCAATTTGAAATGAATATTTTTTCTTATTTCCTAAAGATTCAAAATAAGTTTTTTCAGTTAATATTGGCTTAATTAAAACTGTTGTTAAATCCATAACTAATTCATCCTTTCTGCTCATTGACTTAAAGCGCTAGGTTGAACAATTACCATTCGAGCATTAAGCATATCTTCAGTTGATACTTGATTTCATTTTTTTAATGTAACATTTTTTAAATTAGATGATGATTTAGATAAAATCTTATTTTCGTTTCCCAAAACAACTAAAACTTTTGAACCATTTAACCCAGTTATTTTATTAATTAAATTATTTAATGCTTTTGAAGAATATGAATCTGGATTTACATCATCTGATAAACCTTTAATTAAATTTTTATTTAATTGTTGAGTTAGAGCAGAACAAAAAGCTAATTGACTAACTTTTTTATTTACTTTAAGCAAATAATTTCGATTTGGTTTTGGTCCAAAAACAATACCACCACCAACATAATGAGGATTACGAATCGAACCTTGACGTGCTCTACCTGTATGTTTTTGTTGATATGGTTTTTTACCACCACCACTAACTTCGCCTTTTTGTAATGTTGAATGAGTTCCTTGGCGACGACTAGATCTTTCAGCAATAACTGAATCAAAAATAGCTTGAGTGTATTCTTTATTTACAATTAATTTTTCATTAATTTCAATTTCACTAGTTGGAGCACCATTGATATCAAATATTTGAATTTTACTCATTGACATTTTCCTCCGCTGATGAATTTGAATTAACTTCTTCTACTTTAGAATTAGATTTAGTTTTTTCACTACTTATATTTGCTATATCATATGTATAAATCTTATTAGGATGTTTTTTAGAAATTGTGATTCTAACCATTTGTCCTGATGGACCAGGAACAGCACCACTAACCAAAACTAAATTTTCTTCAGGTTTAAAAGCAACAATTGATAGATTTTGAATTGTGCAAATATCATGACCATAATGTCCAGACATTTTTTTACCTTTAAAAACGCGTTGTGCTTGTGAGCCACCACGACCTGTTTGAACTGAACCTTGAAAACGATGAGGATAACCAGCACCATGACCTAAAGGACCGATCTTAAAATTTCAACGCTTAATAGCTCCAGTGAAACCATGACCTTTAGTTGTTCCTTGAACATCAATACATTGTCCTTGTTGAAATAATTCATCAACTTTTAAAACTTGTCCAATTGAATATCCAGTCATTCCCCGAATTTCTTGCAATACTTTTCTAGGTTCTACGTTTGTTTTTTTAAATAAACCTTTTTGAGGATTATTTAATTTTTTTGCATCCACTTTTTTAAAACCTAATAAAGTTGCATCATATCCATCTTTTTCTTTTGTTTTTATAGACACAACTTGATTTTCTTCAACATGAAGAATTGTTACAGGAATTAATCGACCATTTTTTTCAAAAATTTGAGTCATTCCTATTTTAGTACCAAAAATACCTTTCATAGATTATCTCCATTAAATTTAAAACACTTAATATCTAATTACTAATTCGTAATTCAACACCTGCTGGCAATTTAATTCTTTTTAAATTTTCAAGTGTTTGTTTATTAATGTCTTTTAAAATAATTAATCTTCTATGAGTACGACGTTCAAATTGTTCTCGTGATGATTTGTCAACATGGGGAGAACGAATAATAGTTACAACTAACTTTTTAGTTGGCAGCGGAACAGGGCCACTTATTTTAGAACCAGTTTCTTTTACAATTTCAATAATTTTTTTTGTAGAACGGTCTAAAAGGCGGCTATCATATGAATTTAATTTTATGCGTAGTTCTTGCATACATTTTAGCCCCTATTTTTAATTAATAAAATTTTGACTTATTTTTTTAACAACTGCTATTGGTGTATCAAAAAATAAAAAACACAAATGCTGTAAGATTTTAACATAAAAATTACAAAACAAAAAAAATATGTTAATTCTGTTCATTAACAAACAAAAATTAACATTATTTAATAGAGATTAAAAAAATAATAAATTTAATATTTTAATTTTTGATAGATAGGAAATTTTTTAATTTTTAATGCAACCAATTTTTTGATTTTATTAATAATTTTCATGTTTCCATTACTATTAATTATTTCAATAATTCAATTGGCTATTTCAGCAAAATCTTTTTCTTTAAAACCACGAGTTGTCATAGCTGCAGTTCCTAATCTAATACCAGATGGTTTGTTAGGAGTGTTTGTATCATATGGTATAGTATTCTTATTAACAATAATACTAGCTTCCATTAATCAATTTTCAACTTGGTCGCCTGTAATTTTATTTTTTTTGAAAACATCAATTGATAATAAATGATTGTCAGTTCCATTTGCAACAACATTGTAACCATTTGATTTAAATACTTCAGCAAATGTTTTAGAATTTTTTACAACTTGTTTAATATAAGTTTTGAATGCAGGTTTACTTGCTTCTTGAAATGCTACTAATTTTGCAGCAATAATATGTTCTAAAGGACCGCCTTGTGTACCAGGAAATGAAGCAGATTTTAATTTAGAGAATATTGCTTCATTATTACTCATAATTATTCCGCCTCTAGGTCCTCTTAATGTTTTATGAGTAGTTGAAGTTACAACATCACAATAAGGCAAGGGATTCATATGTTCTTTGGCAACAATTAAACCCGCAATATGTGCAACATCAGCCATTAAATATGCATTAACTTTTTTTGCAATTTCAGAAAATTTTTTAAAATCAATTTTTCTAGAATAATTTGATGCACCACAAACAATTAATTTGGGTTTTATTTTTATTGCTTGTTCTAAAATTGCATCGTAATCTAAAGTTTGAGTTTTTGGATTAACTCCATAGTGATGGAAATTATAAATTTTTCCTGAAAAATTAACATTAGATCCATGAGTTAAATGTCCACCCTCATTTAAACCCATTGCTAAAACTTTATCATTGGGTTTTAATAAAGCTAAATAAACAATTGCATTTGCTATAGAACCAGATGCTGGTTGAACATCTGCATATTTAGCATTAAATATTTTTTTTAATGTTTCAATAGCTAATGATTCTATTTGGTCAATAAATTCACAACCAGCATAATATCTTTTCCCAGGAAAACCTTCTGCATATTTATTTGTTAAAATTGAACCCATTACTTTTAATACATCTTCAGATACAAAATTTTCTGAAGCAATTAATTCAATGTGAGATTGCTGACGTTTCAATTCTTTATTTAACAATTTAGTTAATTCTTTACTTACCATGTTTTACCCATTTTTGTATTTTTCTAGAAACAAAATTAAAAACAAATTTAACATCATTTACAAAAGTTTCATCATAATTTTCAATTCGTTTTTTTCAAAATTTAGTGTGAATTCAATTTTTAATTATAATAACAATATTAATTATTGATGTAAATACAAAAATCATAATTGCAGCATTTCCGGGAAAAACAATATTTGTATATTCTAGAATTAAAGAAACAATAATATATGATCCACCGATTGAATAATCTAATCTAGTTAAACCGGTTGTGAAATAATGAACATTAAATACTCTTGTAACAATTCAAACATATGCAACATATGATGCTATCAAAACATATGTATAGAAAAAGCGAAGTAGGTTACAACGATTACAATAAAACATTCATGATAAGCCACCTATCATTAAAAACGCATGATATCCAAAAAACAATTGTTGATCAAAGAAAATTAATTGTCATGTTGCATGAATATTTTCATCGGCAACAATTCCACCATAAATTGTAATAGACCCTCCTAAAAAAGCTCAAGGCGCAAATAAGGAAGCGACATCTTTCTTATAAGACAAAGCTATTGATAACGGGAAAGCAAATGATAAAAATTGACAAAGGGGCGTGAAAAGAATATTGCTATAAACAAACGAATGAACTCATAATGTCATTTGACTATTAATATATTGAAAATTTTGGGAATCTAATCCATTAAGAACAGTATTAACAAAATCTGGTGCGGCTTTATCTTTAAAATTCAAAACTTTGATGCCTTTTATTGTATTTAATAAAAAAGGATCCAAAGGATTTGGTAATGCTAAAAATGGAGTATTAAAATTTTCCATATTTGTTCCACAAATAGTATTATTCATTACATTAAATAAATAGAATGTAACGTTTGTTTGTTTCATTACAAATGGCATTAATGTCGTAGCACCATTTGGTAATTCAGAACCATCTGCAAATTTTGCATTAAATGCTCCGTGATCGCCATTTAAAATAATTTTATTTGGATCTCATTCATAAACAATTCCGCCATGAGATTGTGCAAGAGACATTGCTTGATTAAATTGAGCTAGTTGAATTAAATTAACAACTAAGTAACCCCCAAATCAATAAATAAGTGCTAATATAGACAATACCATTCATATTGGGTAATCACTTTTTCATAAATGATATCTACTTTGATATAAAGGTGTTTTTAAACCTATAGGTATGAATCAGTTTTTTTGTTTATGATTTCTTTTGATATGAGTTATAAACAAAACCAAACCAATAAGTGCAACTGTAATAAATGCACCTAATATAATTCGCCCTTCAAGTTGTTCTTCATGTACTGATCAATGCATACAATTTAATTTATATTTTATGGGTTATTAATTTTATTATTAAATGTTATCACACGTTTTTAATAAATACAAATGAAAAAATTAGTTGTTCTTCATGTACTGATCATTAAACATTCAAGTAATAGTGTTGTTTAAAGATGTCTTATAAGAATTTGATATTGAACTATCACCAGCTATCAAATCATAACTAATATTATTTATTGAATCATTAAATCTTAATGGTTGACCTAAACCGAACGGGGATTCTTGTTCAACATTTGTTGATGGATCTTTATAACTAAATGTCCCAAAATATATACCTACTATTTCTTTATTTTGATTCATAATCAAACTTCCTGATGAACCGCCAGCTAAATTTGAATTATTAATCACATATCCACGACTATTTTGAAAAAATTTTTCGTTGTGATATGTTAAAGATCAATTTAAATTATTCGGGGCATAAAAACCATTATTATCAACAGGAAAACCATATTGATATGCTAATCTTTTATAATCAAAATCTTGACCCTTTTCAAAAGATGAAATTCCAGGTGGCTGATTAAGAGTTCATTTAGAACCACCAGAAATAGGATATTTATTATCCAAAAATTGTGATTTGACTGAATCATAATAAGGGTAACCAGCTATAAATGCTTGATCACTACTTAATCTTGAATAATTTATTTTCTTAAAAAGTTTATCAACATATGATGATTCTGGAACATTTTCCATTAATGTTTTTAAAGAATTAATAGACTGTAAAATTCAATTAGTATATACTCAATCAGTAAGATAAAATTCCATTGAAAAAACAGCAAAATCAACATAATAATTTGTTGTGTTTTTGTTAGGCATAAAATTAGTTGCTACAAATTGCGTTTTTGGTATTGAAGATAATTTTTTATATGTGACATCAAAATCTTTTGGTGGCGGCGGATAATTAATTAATGTTTTGCCTAAATAAAATTCTTGTGTGTGAGGTCATAATAAGTTTGGGTATTGTTCTAAATTTCTTAAAGAATCAGCAACATGTAAGTTTGTGCCAAAATAAGCAGTTAATTTATTATTTTCTTCTTTAAAATCAAACAATCATCCCGTTCCTGAAATGGCTTTTGAATCAGAATTAATAATTAAAAATGAATATTCTAAATCGTAAATTTGTTTATATGAACCAGAAGTTGGAATATCGTGAGAATGGTTTTTATCATAAAAAGGTTTAGGGAATAAAAACAAAGAACACGATGAAACTAAAACAGCTAGTAATGCAAAAAAAGTAGCAATTACTAATAACATTCATTTTTTAATATTAAATATTTTTTTCATGATTATTTTTAAATTATTTAGTTCCAAATAGGCGATCGCCTGCATCGCCCAAGCCTGGAGTTATATATCCTTTTTCATTTAATTTTGTATCTAAAGATGCTAAATATATTTCAACATCAGGATGTGTATTACTAATTTTTTTTAATCCTTCAGGACTACCAACTAACCCAACATAACGAATTGATCTTGGTTTAGTTTTTTTAATAGCATCAATTGCCTTGCTTAAAGAATTACCAGTAGCTAACATAGGATCAAGCAATAATACATCTGCTTTATTTATGTTTTTGGGAAATTTTGTGTAATATTCCTTAGGAATTAATGTTTTTTCATCTCGATATAAACCAATATGACCAATTTTTGCAGCTGGAACAATTTGACTAATCCCATCAACCATACCTAATCCAGCTCTTAAAATTGGAACTAAAACTAAATCATTTTTTAATTGATAACCAATTGTTTTTGAAATCGGTGTATTAATATTTACTTTTTTTAAAGGAAATGACTTTGCAACTTCATACATCATTAATGCAGTAATTTCTTTTAACAAATCTCTAAAATCTTTTGATTTTGTATTTTTATCTCTCATTTTAGTTAATTTGTCTTTAATTAAAGGATGCTGAATAATTATATACATGCTAAAAATAAAACCTTAAATTCAAAGTATATAAAATATTTAGATATAAATATTTATAATATTCTAACAATTTAAATTGACTTTTTTAATTAATTGATTAGTTAAAATCTTAATACGAGGACTTAAATTTCTATGATTTTTAAAAAGAAATTTTGTTATGATTCAAGTATTTTTATAAATTACTTTAAAAATTTTTCTAAAACTAGATGAATTTTTTTTGGAGCTTTTTATTTTTTCCTAATTGCTTTTGGCTTGTTTATTTATCAAATTATTACTGGTTTGATACAAAATACACCAGCAGATAATCCTTGAATTGTTATTGATAAATTTACATGACAAAGCAATATATTATTGTTAATTTTTAGTTTTTTTTATGTTTTTTTGCCAAAGCATCAATTTCTAAAAACAGATAGTTTTTTAATTTGTGTATTAACTTACATATTTTTTACATTTTTTGGATATAACTTTATATTAACTTTTTTAAATAATGGTTATTCAGGAAATCCGCTTGACATTTTTATAAGTGTTTGAACACATCTTATTTGTCCTGTGCTTTTTATCATTTGTGGAATTTTAAAATTTGTTTTTGAACCGCAAAAAATAAGACTTAGAAGATTTATAAGAATTTTAAGTTTTGGAATGATTTATCCTACAATTTATCTTATTTATCTTTCAACTATCCCTTTTGTATTTAATAATGGTAATGAAACATATTCAATATATGGCATAGCAACAAACACTAAAGATAATCCATCAATTGCTTGACCTATAATTTTTGGTATGTACTTTTTATTTTTTCCAGGTACTTTGTTTGGATTTTATTCTATTGCTAAAATCATTGCTAAAAAAATGAAAAAATAATTTAACTAAATCAAATTAAAATATTTTATTTTTAGTTCTAAACATTAAATCAGATTGAATCATATCTTTTAA is a window from the Mycoplasmoides pirum ATCC 25960 genome containing:
- a CDS encoding DUF1600 domain-containing protein, which translates into the protein MIFKKKFCYDSSIFINYFKNFSKTRWIFFGAFYFFLIAFGLFIYQIITGLIQNTPADNPWIVIDKFTWQSNILLLIFSFFYVFLPKHQFLKTDSFLICVLTYIFFTFFGYNFILTFLNNGYSGNPLDIFISVWTHLICPVLFIICGILKFVFEPQKIRLRRFIRILSFGMIYPTIYLIYLSTIPFVFNNGNETYSIYGIATNTKDNPSIAWPIIFGMYFLFFPGTLFGFYSIAKIIAKKMKK
- the upp gene encoding uracil phosphoribosyltransferase; the protein is MYIIIQHPLIKDKLTKMRDKNTKSKDFRDLLKEITALMMYEVAKSFPLKKVNINTPISKTIGYQLKNDLVLVPILRAGLGMVDGISQIVPAAKIGHIGLYRDEKTLIPKEYYTKFPKNINKADVLLLDPMLATGNSLSKAIDAIKKTKPRSIRYVGLVGSPEGLKKISNTHPDVEIYLASLDTKLNEKGYITPGLGDAGDRLFGTK
- the glyA gene encoding serine hydroxymethyltransferase; protein product: MVSKELTKLLNKELKRQQSHIELIASENFVSEDVLKVMGSILTNKYAEGFPGKRYYAGCEFIDQIESLAIETLKKIFNAKYADVQPASGSIANAIVYLALLKPNDKVLAMGLNEGGHLTHGSNVNFSGKIYNFHHYGVNPKTQTLDYDAILEQAIKIKPKLIVCGASNYSRKIDFKKFSEIAKKVNAYLMADVAHIAGLIVAKEHMNPLPYCDVVTSTTHKTLRGPRGGIIMSNNEAIFSKLKSASFPGTQGGPLEHIIAAKLVAFQEASKPAFKTYIKQVVKNSKTFAEVFKSNGYNVVANGTDNHLLSIDVFKKNKITGDQVENWLMEASIIVNKNTIPYDTNTPNKPSGIRLGTAAMTTRGFKEKDFAEIANWIIEIINSNGNMKIINKIKKLVALKIKKFPIYQKLKY
- the rplC gene encoding 50S ribosomal protein L3 — its product is MKGIFGTKIGMTQIFEKNGRLIPVTILHVEENQVVSIKTKEKDGYDATLLGFKKVDAKKLNNPQKGLFKKTNVEPRKVLQEIRGMTGYSIGQVLKVDELFQQGQCIDVQGTTKGHGFTGAIKRWNFKIGPLGHGAGYPHRFQGSVQTGRGGSQAQRVFKGKKMSGHYGHDICTIQNLSIVAFKPEENLVLVSGAVPGPSGQMVRITISKKHPNKIYTYDIANISSEKTKSNSKVEEVNSNSSAEENVNE
- the rplB gene encoding 50S ribosomal protein L2, giving the protein MPVKKIVNRSNSGIHHATVIDYKSHLTTNKPEKSLLTKKSKHSGRNNQGKITVRHHGGGHKRKYRIIDFKRNLYDNKIGTIKTIEYDPNRTAFISLVTYENGAKTYIITPNDIKLGDKIVSSEKAVDIIPGNCMPLEYIPEGTMVHNIEFTPKRGGQVARSAGSYGQILGSDETGKYIILKLNSGEMRKFLKQCRATIGIVSNPDHNLVVIGKAGRNRHRGIRPTVRGSAMNPNDHPHGGGEGRSPVGRDAPRTPWGKRHMGVKTRNNKKSSSNLIIRNK
- a CDS encoding DUF31 family putative serine protease, with the translated sequence MKKIFNIKKWMLLVIATFFALLAVLVSSCSLFLFPKPFYDKNHSHDIPTSGSYKQIYDLEYSFLIINSDSKAISGTGWLFDFKEENNKLTAYFGTNLHVADSLRNLEQYPNLLWPHTQEFYLGKTLINYPPPPKDFDVTYKKLSSIPKTQFVATNFMPNKNTTNYYVDFAVFSMEFYLTDWVYTNWILQSINSLKTLMENVPESSYVDKLFKKINYSRLSSDQAFIAGYPYYDSVKSQFLDNKYPISGGSKWTLNQPPGISSFEKGQDFDYKRLAYQYGFPVDNNGFYAPNNLNWSLTYHNEKFFQNSRGYVINNSNLAGGSSGSLIMNQNKEIVGIYFGTFSYKDPSTNVEQESPFGLGQPLRFNDSINNISYDLIAGDSSISNSYKTSLNNTITWMFNDQYMKNN
- a CDS encoding DUF5378 family protein; the protein is MHWSVHEEQLEGRIILGAFITVALIGLVLFITHIKRNHKQKNWFIPIGLKTPLYQSRYHLWKSDYPIWMVLSILALIYWFGGYLVVNLIQLAQFNQAMSLAQSHGGIVYEWDPNKIILNGDHGAFNAKFADGSELPNGATTLMPFVMKQTNVTFYLFNVMNNTICGTNMENFNTPFLALPNPLDPFLLNTIKGIKVLNFKDKAAPDFVNTVLNGLDSQNFQYINSQMTLWVHSFVYSNILFTPLCQFLSFAFPLSIALSYKKDVASLFAPWAFLGGSITIYGGIVADENIHATWQLIFFDQQLFFGYHAFLMIGGLSWMFYCNRCNLLRFFYTYVLIASYVAYVWIVTRVFNVHYFTTGLTRLDYSIGGSYIIVSLILEYTNIVFPGNAAIMIFVFTSIINIVIIIKNWIHTKFWKKRIENYDETFVNDVKFVFNFVSRKIQKWVKHGK
- the rpsS gene encoding 30S ribosomal protein S19, encoding MSRSSKKGAFVEASLLKKVVAMNASEKKKPIKTWSRRSTIFPEFVGNTFSVHNGKNFINVYVTEDMVGHKLGEFAPTRSFKQHTSNR
- the rplD gene encoding 50S ribosomal protein L4; protein product: MSKIQIFDINGAPTSEIEINEKLIVNKEYTQAIFDSVIAERSSRRQGTHSTLQKGEVSGGGKKPYQQKHTGRARQGSIRNPHYVGGGIVFGPKPNRNYLLKVNKKVSQLAFCSALTQQLNKNLIKGLSDDVNPDSYSSKALNNLINKITGLNGSKVLVVLGNENKILSKSSSNLKNVTLKKWNQVSTEDMLNARMVIVQPSALSQWAERMN
- the rplW gene encoding 50S ribosomal protein L23; the encoded protein is MDLTTVLIKPILTEKTYFESLGNKKKYSFQIDLRANKTLVKQAFTTIYGVTPLSVNIKIRKSVKTKTGTAKPGYTKTKKIAIITLPPGIEILVTGEKPEAEKNAKTNSKE
- the rpsJ gene encoding 30S ribosomal protein S10; the encoded protein is MQELRIKLNSYDSRLLDRSTKKIIEIVKETGSKISGPVPLPTKKLVVTIIRSPHVDKSSREQFERRTHRRLIILKDINKQTLENLKRIKLPAGVELRISN